From a region of the Pseudomonadaceae bacterium SI-3 genome:
- a CDS encoding cytochrome c, whose product MSETFTKGMARNIYFGGSVFFFLVFLGLTYHTEQTFPERSNESELTEAVVRGKAVWENNNCIGCHSLLGEGAYFAPELGNVFVRRGEDAAFKPFLQAWMKAQPLGVPGRRSMPQFNLSEQEVDDMAEFLKWTSKIDTNNWPPNKEG is encoded by the coding sequence ATGTCCGAGACCTTTACCAAGGGAATGGCCAGAAACATCTACTTCGGGGGAAGCGTGTTCTTCTTCCTGGTATTTCTGGGCCTGACCTATCACACAGAGCAGACCTTTCCAGAGCGATCCAATGAGTCGGAACTGACCGAAGCAGTGGTGCGAGGCAAAGCGGTCTGGGAAAACAACAACTGCATCGGCTGCCACAGCCTGCTTGGTGAAGGTGCCTACTTTGCGCCGGAACTGGGCAACGTCTTCGTTCGACGCGGTGAGGATGCGGCCTTCAAGCCCTTCCTGCAGGCCTGGATGAAGGCTCAGCCGCTGGGCGTACCCGGACGCAGATCGATGCCTCAGTTCAACCTGAGCGAGCAGGAAGTCGACGATATGGCCGAATTCCTCAAGTGGACATCGAAGATCGATACCAATAACTGGCCGCCAAACAAGGAGGGCTGA